The Psychrobacter sp. 28M-43 genome segment ATTAAGCAGAATGCCCGTGCCATCCGCAACGAGACCAGTACCATAAGAGAAGTTTAATGTATAAGTATTGGCTATCGCATTGCCATCTTTATCAACGATAGAGAAATGCGTGGTCTGATCACTCTCGTACGGCAGAGGGTTGTTAGCTTTGATAGTAGCTGCTGGCGTGGCTTTATTGGGATCAATCAACGTACGCAGTTTATCTGCATAGGCTTGTGACGTTAAGCCGCTGGCAGGGACATCAATAAAGTCAGCATCTCCCAGATACTCAGCTCGATCTGCATACGCTAACTGCATCGCTTCCGCCATTAAGTGAATAGTCTGTGCGCTGTTTTGTCCGTAGTCTTTGAGCGGATAGCCTTCTAAGATATTTAAAATCTGCACGATGTGAATACCACCAGAGGAAGGCGGCGGCATAGAAACAATCTCATAGCCACGGTAGTCGCCTTTGACAGGTTCGCGAGCAATGGCTTGATAATTGGCCAAATCTTTCAGGCTCATGCTGCCGCCTGCTTCGTTGACTGCTTTGACCAGTTTTTGAGCGGTCTCACCCTTATAAAACCCATCGGTACCCTTTACCGAAATCCGCTTTAGTGAACGCGCAAGCTCAGGCTGCTTTAAACGTTCGCCCGGCTGATAAGCGCTGCCATCAGGCTTAAAAAATACTTTTTTGGTACTTGGCCATTTTTGCAGGCGATCGCTCAAAGCAGTAAGCGACTCGGACAAGCCAGCGGTGACTTCTATACCGTCTTCAGCCAGTGCTATCGCTGGTGCCATAACTTGCTCGCGGCTCATCGTACCATGCTCTTCTAGCGCTTTTAGTAGTCCTGCTACTGTCCCTGGTACGCCAACTGCCAAGCCATGATAACGAGATAAGTCGCTGACAGCATTGCCTGCTTCATCGAGGTACATATCGCGTGAAGCGCTACTCGGGGCTTTTTCACGGTAATCAAGCGCCACCGTTTTGCCTTGTTTGGCATCATAAATCATCATAAAACCGCCACCACCGATATTACCCGCACGCGGCAAGGTTACTGCTAGGGCAAAACCCACTGCAACGCCAGCATCTACTGCATTACCGCCATCTTTTAGAATCTGTAGACCAATGTCAGAGGCAAGCGCTTCTTGGGTAGCGACCATGCCGTTTTTCGCCCAAACTGGATGATGAATGGCGTCTTCAGAGTAAATAGCTTGGTCGCTATTGGCATTATTAGCATTGTTCGATGTGGTATTAAGTGTATTTGTCTTCGCTCTCGTGATGCGCTTGGTTTCAGAGAGTACCGTTGGACTATCAGCCATGATGGCCAAGTTTATGGCACTGGTATTGATTGATGTATTGTCGACCGTGGCGTTACTTATTGAGGTCGTTGACTCTACAGCCTGTGCGGATATAGATAGCAGTAGCGTACTGGTAATGAGCACGACGCTAGATTTGAGTAAGGTATTAATTTTTGGTTTACGCTGCTGAGCGGTTCGATGGTGGCGAGATAATAACTGTGACATCGCAAAGTCCTTTTTACGCGAGTGTAAGGAATAGAGCTAGGAAATAGATAAGCCTAAATAGTAACGAAAATATGAAATAGTAGAAAGTTGTTTATTATCTTTTGTGGTGTACGCTTTTATAGCGTTCAGCTGTATCAGCTGTATTTCAAATAAATGAAGCTAATTTTCAAGTAAGTGAAGCTATTGATAAGACAATCGTTATATAGAAAAAATTATTTATGAATGAAGAAATCCTTTAAAAATATTCGCTAATATTACTAAATTGTAACGTCTTGTGATATAAATAACGGTACCACTGTACACTCATTATCGACTGTCTATTCATACAAAGAGATTACTATGTCATCACACCATATTAATAACCGAAATCGACAGCGCTACTCTGAGACTGCGCCTACTTATTTATCTGACACTGATCATAAAAACTATAATGGTAAAAATAATAACGGTCATCTATATCCAACCAGTAAATTGACTTCTATCGCATTGCTAGTTGGTAGTGCCTCGCTCATCCTCGCAGGTTGCCAATCAACTCCAGCCAGCTCATTTTCCAATCTGTCGTTGAATAGTAGCGCCTCTAGTACCATGATGGACTTTAGTGTCGCCGATGCCGCGCAGAGCCAACGTCAAGGTCAAGCCTTTACTGCCAGTCAAAATGCTCAGGCCGCGCGTTATGAGCATCTATTTGATCAAGAGAAGTATCCAAATACCGAAAACCAAGCCAAAACACACTTGCTAGCAGCCATTCGTCAACACTTGGCGACCGAGCATGTCGCAGTCGCCACAGCCAATTATCGCTCAGCACCGTTCATTGACCCAGATAGTATCGATGCAGGATCGAGTAGTTTGCTCAGAACGATTATAGAAACCTATGTGTATCAGCCTGAAGGTGCATATAGCGAAAGTGATGATGAGCCATACAATGATGACTATAACGATTATGATGACGCAAAAAATTCGATAGAGTCCGACTATTCTAGTGATTATGATCAATCTAGAGCAGAAGCTGAAGCAGAGAGGAGAGCCATTGCTGCTATATTGGCTGAAGCGGGGGAGAATGAGCCGACGGGCAGTGACAGCAACAGCGATAACGAGTATGCCTACGATACAGCAGATTATGATAGTGATGACTATAGTAGCGATAATTACAGTAGTGACGACTATGATAATTATGATGAATACAGTAGCGGTGGTGAAGGTATGCTCTCAGGGATGTCAGGGTTAAGTCCCAAGTCAATGGCTGCAAAGTATGAAGCCATGCAAATGGCAAAACAGCAAGCTAAGACAGAGACGGTAAATCGTGGCAGCCTACCAATGTCATCTACAGGTATGATTGGCAATATACTTGATATGTTCCACCGTACTCCTGAGCAAATAGCTGCATCCAATGCTTATCAGTATGAGCATTTAACATTCAATAGTGTCAGTCAATACCGTCCCAAGCAGCGCCAGCTACAAAGCGTCTATAGCTACGACTACGCCACACCAACGATTAGCTCATCGATACAGATACCGTTAGCATTTGATTTTAATAACAGCAGTGTCGTAGTTGATCCATCGGCCATCATGCCGATTGTTGCACTTGTCAACCCGGAGAATACGCCATTACCATCACAGATGACCTCGCACACGGTGAGCTTTGGTTTGCCTGAAAGCATCACGGCACAGTTGCCACCAGCGGTGCTCTACGATGCGGTGCTCAATGCGATACAGAGCAGTATGGCTGAGCTGGCGCCTGAGCATTTTAGCGCAGTCGATATCAGTGGGGATGCGTTTGCCAAAGAAGTCGGTGCGACTCGCACAGTCAAAGTCTATTTTGGTAGCCAGCAAAGCGGTGAAATAATTGGCAAGACGCTCAAATATGTAACGAAATCCCTGCAAGAATACGTAGATGCCAATCCAGATAAATATCCTGATGGTGCCGCACTAAAGACAGCACTGGCTAAAGCGCAATTATACAATAAAGGCTATCAAAGCGCAGATGTCGGTTCGCTATTGCAGCTTATCGAAGCTATCGGTCCTATCTCATTTAATCAAATCAACTACTATTACTTAGACAGCTCAGATCGACTGCTGGCCAAGCAGCAACGTGTCAATATCGGTGGTGATTTGATGGGGTCGACCACAACCATGCTAAACCAAGTACGTTACGATAAAGCCAGCTTTAACCGTCATGCCTTGACACCATTGCTTACAGAGTCTTTTGGTTCAGACGCTACGCCTCCTATCGATGGCAATGCATGGATAGCTAAGCAGCACGATAAAAAAGACAGATTACAAACGGCCCGCTATGCACGCTACGACTATCAAGATAGCGGTGTCGAAGGTGCTTATAGCAGTGATGAATATAGCAATGATGAGTATGGTAACGATAATGACAATGGCGCAGGCTCTATCGATGAGAGCCGAGTTGACGATGCTCAAGATGATATGAATGAAAAATAGAAGTCGAATGACATCATCGCATTGCATTTACGCTCATATCTATTAAGGATAAAAAATGAAAACAGTACCTCACACCATTGCACAACGTCTGCCATTTAAGACTACAAACAATCTGTTAGTCACCAGCGCATTTTTGACAGGGGCGCTGTTATTAACAGGTTGCCAGTCTACCAGTTTGGGCCAGTCCAACACAGCGGCTGTAAAACAAGCACCTAGCATTGCCAAAAAAACACTAGAAACAGCCCTGCAAAAACAGCGACGTCAGTCATTTAGCTACCATAGCAATCTTGAAATTGGCAATAACCAACAATTTACAGATGCCGATACTAATACTAGTACGGAGAAAATGGCGGCATCAGACTATGTAGATGAACATTGCGAAGAGGCGCATGACCAAGCGTACGCGGCTCTAATCCTGCAAGCAGAACAGCAAAACAAAGATATTCTAGCGATGGATTACGATACTAAGCGTGACAGCATAAGGCAATCGTATTTTGAGTGCGTAGATGCCTATCATGCATGGGATGATCATCAATACGATAGCGATGTAAAAGTAGCACCAGATTATCAAGCGCTATTTGATAATTATGAGGATAAACAAAGACCGTTAGATAGGAAGAAAGCACAGTTATTAGATGAGTATCTATTAAAGCCGCTTTCTATCGACTCTCAAGGGATCTATCAACCGATGGCGGGCAAGGCTACGATGCTCGCCAGTGCGCAATATCAAGCACGTAATCATCATAGCAGTATCAACCAGCCTATTTACATGGATTTTAAAAACGGTGATATTTACCTATGGGCAGATAATTTTGCAATTCTAAACTCAGAATTATTAGACGATAAACTCGGTACAAAATGGCAAAACAAGTGGTTAAAAATAGCCATTGATGATGGTACATTGCCTAAAGGGATTGGTGGTGAAGTCATCAAAAGCCACTTTGCGGCGTTAGATGCGACTTATGATGCGGCTCCTGTCAGCCAGTTTAATTATGTTGCCCCTGACTCACTTGCATCACTGTCTCCAAAGCTGCCTGCGCACCAGTTATCGGCTATGCTACCGAGCGATCAAATCATTCGCCGAGTACAACGCTTCGAGGATTATCAAACGTCGCAACAAAAATATATGCAGATTTTCTATGATCGGATCAGTGAAAAATACCCAGAGCTGGTACAAGAACCCGAACCGATGACAGCGTTTGAGTCGATTCAAAATCCAAAGGCATTCACCAGTAAGTCTATTGTACAAAAAATACTGGCTATGATAAAAGGTCAAATGAATGAGGAAACCACGACAGGTGAGGCCGTTGCCAATACAGAAGTACAGGAACTGTACGGGTTTGATAAACGTGGTC includes the following:
- the ggt gene encoding gamma-glutamyltransferase; this translates as MSQLLSRHHRTAQQRKPKINTLLKSSVVLITSTLLLSISAQAVESTTSISNATVDNTSINTSAINLAIMADSPTVLSETKRITRAKTNTLNTTSNNANNANSDQAIYSEDAIHHPVWAKNGMVATQEALASDIGLQILKDGGNAVDAGVAVGFALAVTLPRAGNIGGGGFMMIYDAKQGKTVALDYREKAPSSASRDMYLDEAGNAVSDLSRYHGLAVGVPGTVAGLLKALEEHGTMSREQVMAPAIALAEDGIEVTAGLSESLTALSDRLQKWPSTKKVFFKPDGSAYQPGERLKQPELARSLKRISVKGTDGFYKGETAQKLVKAVNEAGGSMSLKDLANYQAIAREPVKGDYRGYEIVSMPPPSSGGIHIVQILNILEGYPLKDYGQNSAQTIHLMAEAMQLAYADRAEYLGDADFIDVPASGLTSQAYADKLRTLIDPNKATPAATIKANNPLPYESDQTTHFSIVDKDGNAIANTYTLNFSYGTGLVADGTGILLNNEMDDFSAKPGVPNGYGLLGGDANAVEANKRPLSSMSPTLVFKDSKPYIVTGSPGGSRIITTVTQIISNVIDHDMNIAEATHAPRIHDQWLPDEIRVEKALNIDTVKKLESMGHTVSPKSAMGSTQSIMLTPNGVYGSSDPRIVDAAVVGY